Proteins encoded by one window of Canis aureus isolate CA01 chromosome 13, VMU_Caureus_v.1.0, whole genome shotgun sequence:
- the PTPRF gene encoding receptor-type tyrosine-protein phosphatase F isoform X2: MAPAPAPRKTMVPLVPALVMLGLVAGAHGDSKPAFIKVPEDQTGLSGGVASFVCQATGEPKPRITWMKKGKKVSSQRFEVIEFDDGAGSVLRIQPLRVQRDEAIYECTATNSLGEINTSAKLSVLEEEQLPPGFPSIDMGPQLKVVEKARTATMLCAAGGNPDPEISWFKDFLPVDPATSNGRIKQLRSGALQIESSEESDQGKYECVATNSAGTRYSAPANLYVRVRRVAPRFSIPPSSQEVMPGGSVNLTCVAVGAPMPYVKWMMGAEELTKEDEMPVGRNVLELSNVVRSANYTCVAISSLGMIEATAQVTVKALPKPPIDLLVTETTATSVTLTWDSGNSEPVSYYGIQYRAAGTEGPFQEVDGVATTRYSIGGLSPFSEYAFRVLAVNSIGRGPPSEAVRARTGEQAPSSPPRRVQARMLSASTMLVQWEPPEEPNGLVRGYRVYYTPDARRPLSAWHKHNTDAGLLTTVGSLLPGITYSLRVLAFTAVGDGPPSPTIQVKTQQGVPAQPADFQAEAESDTRIQLSWLLPPQERIIKYELVYWAAEDEGQQHKVTFDPTSSYTLEDLKPDTLYHFQLAARSEMGVGVFTPTVEARTAQSTPSAPPQKVTCVSTGSTTVRVSWVPPPAASRNGVITQYSVAYEAVDGEDRGRHVVESISREHSSWDLVGLEKWTEYRVWVRAHTDVGPGPESSPVLVRTDEDVPSGPPRKVEVEPLNSTAVRVSWKLPVPSKQHGQIRGYQVTYVRLENGEPRGPPIIQDVMLAEAQWRPEESEDYETIISGLTPETTYSITVAAYTTKGDGARSKPKVVTTTGAVPGRPTMMVSTTAMNTALLQWHPPKELPGELLGYRLQYHRADEAKPNILDFGKDDQHFTVTGLHKGATYIFRLAAKNRAGPGEEFEKEITTPEDAPSGFPQNLRVIGLTTSTTELTWNPPVLAERNGRITNYSVVYRDINSQQELQNVTADTHLMLSGLKPDTTYDIKVRARTSKGAGPLSPSIQSRTMPMEQVFAKNFRVAAAMKTSVLLSWEVPDSYKSAVPFKILYNGQSVEVDGHSMRKLIADLQPNTEYSFVLMNRGSSAGGLQHLVSIRTAPDLLPHKPMPASAFIEDGRFTLSMPHVQDASLIRWFYIVVVPIDRVGGSVLAPRWSTPEELELDELLEAIEQGGGERRRRRQAERLKPYVAAQVDVLPESFTLGDKKSYRGFYNRPLSPDLSYQCFVLASLKEPVDQKRYASSPYSDEIVVQVTPAQQQEEPEMLWVTGPVLAVILIILIVIAILLFKRKRTHSPSSKDEQSIGLKDSLLAHSSDPVEMRRLNYQTPGSSVPSCPNISSMRDHPPIPITDLADNIERLKANDGLKFSQEYESIDPGQQFTWENSNLEVNKPKNRYANVIAYDHSRVILTSVDGVPGSDYINANYIDGYRKQNAYIATQGPLPETMGDFWRMVWEQRTATVVMMTRLEEKSRVKCDQYWPARGTETHGLIQVTLLDTVELATYTVRTFALHKSGSSEKRELRQFQFMAWPDHGVPEYPTPILAFLRRVKACNPLDAGPMVVHCSAGVGRTGCFIVIDAMLERMKHEKTVDIYGHVTCMRSQRNYMVQTEDQYVFIHEALLEAATCGHTEVPARSLYAHIQKLGQVPPGESVTAMELEFKLLASSKAHTSRFISANLPCNKFKNRLVNIMPYELTRVCLQPIRGVEGSDYINASFLDGYRQQKAYIATQGPLAESTEDFWRMLWEHGSTIVVMLTRLREMGREKCHQYWPAERSARYQYFVVDPMAEYNMPQYILREFKVTDARDGQSRTIRQFQFTDWPEQGVPKTGEGFIDFIGQVHKTKEQFGQDGPITVHCSAGVGRTGVFITLSIVLERMRYEGVVDMFQTVKTLRTQRPAMVQTEDQYQLCYRAALEYLGSFDHYAT; this comes from the exons GTGCCTTGCAGATTGAGAGCAGTGAGGAGTCGGACCAAGGCAAGTACGAGTGTGTGGCGACCAACTCCGCAGGCACACGCTACTCGGCCCCTGCCAACCTATATGTACGAG tGCGCCGTGTGGCTCCTCGTTTCTCCATCCCTCCCAGCAGCCAGGAGGTCATGCCGGGTGGCAGCGTGAACCTGACTTGTGTTGCGGTGGGGGCACCCATGCCCTACGTGAAGTGGATGATGGGGGCCGAGGAGCTCACCAAGGAGGATGAGATGCCAGTTGGCCGCAACGTGCTGGAGCTCAGCAATGTCGTGCGCTCTGCCAACTACACCTGCGTGGCCATCTCCTCTCTAGGCATGATCGAGGCCACGGCCCAGGTCACAGTGAAAG CTCTGCCAAAACCTCCAATCGACCTCCTGGTGACTGAGACAACTGCCACCAGCGTCaccctgacctgggactctgggaaCTCAGAGCCTGTGTCCTACTACGGCATCCAGTACCGCGCGGCGGGGACGGAGGGCCCCTTCCAGGAGGTGGACGGCGTGGCCACCACCCGCTACAGCATTGGCGGCCTCAGCCCCTTCTCCGAGTACGCCTTCCGCGTGCTGGCGGTGAACAGCATCGGCCGGGGACCACCCAGCGAGGCGGTGCGGGCGCGCACGGGGGAGCAGGCGCCCTCCAGCCCCCCGCGCCGCGTGCAGGCACGCATGCTGAGCGCGAGCACCATGCTGGTGCAGTGGGAGCCGCCCGAGGAGCCCAACGGCCTGGTGCGAGGGTACCGCGTCTACTACACTCCCGACGCCCGCCGCCCCCTGAGCGCCTGGCACAAGCACAACACGGACGCGGGCCTCCTCACCACCGTGGGCAGCCTGCTGCCCGGAATCACCTACAGCCTGCGCGTGCTGGCCTTCACCGCCGTGGGCGACGGCCCTCCCAGCCCCACCATCCAGGTCAAGACACAGCAGGGAG TGCCTGCGCAGCCGGCGGACTTCCAGGCTGAAGCAGAGTCGGACACCAGGATCCAGCTCTCGTGGCTGCTGCCCCCGCAGGAGCGGATCATCAAGTACGAGCTGGTGTATTGGGCAGCAGAGGATGAAGGCCAGCAG CACAAGGTGACCTTCGACCCCACCTCCTCCTACACCCTGGAGGACCTGAAGCCTGACACACTGTACCACTTCCAGCTGGCCGCCCGTTCCGAGATGGGGGTGGGCGTGTTCACCCCCACCGTTGAGGCCCGCACAGCACAGTCCA ccccctcagcccctccccagaAGGTGACCTGTGTGAGCACGGGCTCCACCACGGTTCGGGTAAGTTGGGTCCCGCCGCCAGCTGCCAGCCGCAACGGCGTCATCACCCAGTACTCGGTGGCCTACGAGGCAGTGGACGGCGAGGACCGAGGGCGGCATGTGGTGGAGAGCATCAGTCGCGAGCACTCCAGCTGGGACCTGGTGGGCCTGGAGAAGTGGACGGAGTACCGGGTGTGGGTGCGGGCGCACACTGACGTGGGCCCCGGCCCAGAGAGCAGCCCGGTGCTCGTGCGCACAGACGAGGACG TGCCCAGTGGACCGCCACGGAAGGTGGAGGTGGAACCACTGAATTCCACTGCTGTGCGTGTCTCTTGGAAGCTGCCCGTCCCCAGCAAGCAGCACGGCCAGATTCGCGGCTACCAGGTCACCTATGTGCGGCTAGAGAATGGCGAGCCCCGTGGCCCACCCATCATCCAGGACGTCATgctggctgaggcccag TGGCGGCCAGAGGAGTCCGAGGACTAT GAAACCATAATCAGCGGCCTGACCCCAGAGACCACCTATTCCATTACCGTCGCCGCCTACACCACCAAAGGGGATGGTGCCCGCAGCAAGCCCAAAGTTGTCACAACGACCGGGGCAG TCCCAGGCCGGCCCACCATGATGGTCAGCACCACGGCCATGAACACCGCACTGCTGCAGTGGCACCCCCCCAAGGAGCTGCCAGGGGAGCTGCTGGGCTACCGGCTGCAGTACCACCGTGCCGATGAGGCAAAGCCCAACATCCTAGATTTTGGCAAGGACGACCAGCACTTTACAGTCACCGGCCTACACAAGGGAGCCACCTACATTTTCCGGCTTGCCGCCAAGAACCGGGCTGGCCCGGGAGAAGAGTTCGAGAAGGAGATCACGACTCCCGAGGATGCGCCCAGCGGCTTCCCCCAAAACCTGCGCGTGATAGGGCTGACCACCTCTACCACGGAGCTGACCTGGAACCCCCCGGTGCTGGCGGAGAGGAACGGGCGCATCACCAACTACTCCGTGGTGTACCGTGACATCAACAGCCAGCAGGAGCTACAGAACGTCACCGCCGACACCCACCTCATGCTCTCCGGCCTCAAGCCGGACACCACTTACGACATCAAGGTCCGCGCACGTACCAGCAAGGGCGCCGGCCCACTCAGCCCCAGCATCCAGTCCCGGACCATGCCCATGGAGCAAG TGTTTGCCAAGAACTTCCGTGTGGCGGCCGCTATGAAGACGTCTGTGCTGCTCAGCTGGGAGGTCCCAGACTCCTACAAGTCGGCTGTACCCTTCAAG ATCCTGTACAACGGGCAGAGTGTGGAGGTGGACGGGCACTCCATGCGGAAACTGATCGCAGACCTGCAGCCGAACACGGAGTACTCGTTCGTGCTGATGAACCGTGGCAGCAGCGCGGGGGGCCTGCAGCACCTCGTGTCCATCCGCACGGCCCCAGACCTCCTGCCACACAAGCCGATGCCCGCCTCCGCCTTCATAGAGGATGGTCGCTTCACCCTCTCCATGCCCCACGTGCAGGATGCCTCACTCATCAG GTGGTTCTACATCGTGGTGGTACCCATCGACCGCGTGGGTGGGAGTGTGCTGGCCCCGAGATGGAGCACGCCTGAGGAGCTGGAGCTGGACGAG CTTCTGGAGGCCATCGAGCAGGGCGGTGGGGAGCGGCGACGACGGCGGCAGGCAGAGCGGCTGAAGCCATATGTGGCTGCACAGGTGGACGTGCTCCCCGAGAGCTTCACCCTAGGAGACAAGAAGAGCTACCGGGGCTTCTACAACCGGCCTCTGTCTCCGGACCTGAGCTATCAGTGCTTTGTGCTCGCCTCCCTGAAGGAACCCGTGGACCAG AAGCGCTATGCCTCCAGCCCCTACTCTGATGAGATCGTGGTCCAGGTGACACCAgcccagcagcaggaggagcctgAGATGCTGTGGGTGACAGGCCCCGTCCTGGCAGTCATCCTCATCATCCTCATTGTCATCGCCATCCTCCTGTTCAAGAG GAAGAGGACTCACTCCCCATCATCCAAGGACGAGCAGTCAATCGGGCTGAAGGACTCCTTGCTGGCCCATTCCTCTGACCCTGTGGAGATGCGGAGGCTCAACTACCAGACTCCAG GTTCCAGTGTCCCCAGTTGCCCGAATATCTCAA gtatGCGAGACCACCCGCCCATCCCCATCACTGACCTGGCCGACAACATCGAGCGCCTCAAAGCCAACGACGGCCTCAAGTTCTCCCAGGAGTACGAG TCCATTGACCCTGGACAGCAGTTCACCTGGGAGAATTCAAACCTGGAAGTGAACAAGCCCAAGAACCGCTATGCAAACGTCATCGCCTACGACCACTCCCGAGTCATCCTTACCTCCGTCGATG GTGTCCCAGGGAGTGACTATATCAACGCCAACTACATCGATGGCTACCGCAAGCAGAACGCCTACATTGCCACGCAGGGCCCACTGCCCGAGACCATGGGCGATTTCTGGCGGATGGTGTGGGAACAGCGCACAGCCACCGTGGTCATGATGACACGGCTGGAGGAGAAGTCTCGG GTGAAGTGTGATCAGTACTGGCCAGCCCGGGGTACCGAGACCCACGGCCTCATTCAGGTGACCCTGCTGGACACGGTGGAGCTGGCCACATACACTGTGCGCACCTTTGCACTCCACAAG AGTGGCTCCAGCGAGAAGCGGGAGCTGCGTCAGTTCCAGTTCATGGCCTGGCCGGACCACGGGGTTCCCGAgtaccccacccccatcctggccTTCCTGCGGCGGGTCAAGGCCTGTAACCCGCTAGACGCAGGGCCCATGGTGGTGCACTGCAG CGCGGGCGTGGGCCGCACGGGCTGTTTCATCGTCATCGACGCCATGCTGGAGCGGATGAAGCACGAGAAGACAGTGGACATCTATGGCCACGTGACATGCATGCGATCGCAGCGGAACTACATGGTGCAGACAGAGGACCAGTACGTGTTCATCCACGAGGCGCTGCTAGAGGCCGCCACGTGCGGACACACAGAGGTGCCTGCCCGCAGCCTGTATGCCCATATCCAGAAGCTGGGCCAAGTGCCTCCCGGGGAGAGTGTGACCGCCATGGAGCTCGAGTTCAAG CTGCTGGCCAGCTCCAAGGCCCACACATCCCGCTTCATTAGCGCCAACCTGCCCTGCAACAAGTTCAAGAACCGCCTGGTGAACATCATGCCCTATGAGTTGACCCGTGTGTGTCTGCAGCCCATCCGTGGTGTGGAGGGCTCTGACTACATCAATGCCAGCTTCTTGGACGGCTATAG GCAGCAGAAGGCCTACATCGCCACGCAGGGGCCCCTGGCAGAGAGCACCGAGGACTTCTGGCGCATGCTCTGGGAGCACGGCTCCACCATCGTCGTCATGCTGACCAGGCTTCGGGAGATGGGCAGG GAGAAATGCCACCAGTACTGGCCAGCAGAGCGCTCCGCTCGCTACCAATACTTTGTCGTTGACCCGATGGCTGAGTACAACATGCCGCAGTACATCCTGCGTGAGTTCAAGGTCACGGATGCCCGG GATGGGCAGTCGAGGACAATCCGGCAGTTCCAGTTCACAGACTGGCCCGAGCAGGGCGTGCCTAAGACGGGTGAGGGCTTCATCGACTTCATCGGGCAGGTGCACAAGACCAAGGAGCAGTTCGGGCAGGACGGGCCCATCACGGTGCACTGCAG TGCCGGCGTGGGCCGCACCGGGGTGTTCATCACTCTGAGCATCGTCCTGGAGCGGATGCGCTACGAGGGCGTGGTCGACATGTTCCAGACCGTGAAGACCCTGCGCACACAGCGCCCAGCCATGGTGCAGACGGAG GACCAGTACCAGCTGTGCTATCGTGCGGCCCTGGAGTACCTTGGCAGCTTTGACCACTATGCAACGTAA
- the PTPRF gene encoding receptor-type tyrosine-protein phosphatase F isoform X1 → MAPAPAPRKTMVPLVPALVMLGLVAGAHGDSKPAFIKVPEDQTGLSGGVASFVCQATGEPKPRITWMKKGKKVSSQRFEVIEFDDGAGSVLRIQPLRVQRDEAIYECTATNSLGEINTSAKLSVLEEEQLPPGFPSIDMGPQLKVVEKARTATMLCAAGGNPDPEISWFKDFLPVDPATSNGRIKQLRSGGSPIRGALQIESSEESDQGKYECVATNSAGTRYSAPANLYVRVRRVAPRFSIPPSSQEVMPGGSVNLTCVAVGAPMPYVKWMMGAEELTKEDEMPVGRNVLELSNVVRSANYTCVAISSLGMIEATAQVTVKALPKPPIDLLVTETTATSVTLTWDSGNSEPVSYYGIQYRAAGTEGPFQEVDGVATTRYSIGGLSPFSEYAFRVLAVNSIGRGPPSEAVRARTGEQAPSSPPRRVQARMLSASTMLVQWEPPEEPNGLVRGYRVYYTPDARRPLSAWHKHNTDAGLLTTVGSLLPGITYSLRVLAFTAVGDGPPSPTIQVKTQQGVPAQPADFQAEAESDTRIQLSWLLPPQERIIKYELVYWAAEDEGQQHKVTFDPTSSYTLEDLKPDTLYHFQLAARSEMGVGVFTPTVEARTAQSTPSAPPQKVTCVSTGSTTVRVSWVPPPAASRNGVITQYSVAYEAVDGEDRGRHVVESISREHSSWDLVGLEKWTEYRVWVRAHTDVGPGPESSPVLVRTDEDVPSGPPRKVEVEPLNSTAVRVSWKLPVPSKQHGQIRGYQVTYVRLENGEPRGPPIIQDVMLAEAQWRPEESEDYETIISGLTPETTYSITVAAYTTKGDGARSKPKVVTTTGAVPGRPTMMVSTTAMNTALLQWHPPKELPGELLGYRLQYHRADEAKPNILDFGKDDQHFTVTGLHKGATYIFRLAAKNRAGPGEEFEKEITTPEDAPSGFPQNLRVIGLTTSTTELTWNPPVLAERNGRITNYSVVYRDINSQQELQNVTADTHLMLSGLKPDTTYDIKVRARTSKGAGPLSPSIQSRTMPMEQVFAKNFRVAAAMKTSVLLSWEVPDSYKSAVPFKILYNGQSVEVDGHSMRKLIADLQPNTEYSFVLMNRGSSAGGLQHLVSIRTAPDLLPHKPMPASAFIEDGRFTLSMPHVQDASLIRWFYIVVVPIDRVGGSVLAPRWSTPEELELDELLEAIEQGGGERRRRRQAERLKPYVAAQVDVLPESFTLGDKKSYRGFYNRPLSPDLSYQCFVLASLKEPVDQKRYASSPYSDEIVVQVTPAQQQEEPEMLWVTGPVLAVILIILIVIAILLFKRKRTHSPSSKDEQSIGLKDSLLAHSSDPVEMRRLNYQTPGSSVPSCPNISSMRDHPPIPITDLADNIERLKANDGLKFSQEYESIDPGQQFTWENSNLEVNKPKNRYANVIAYDHSRVILTSVDGVPGSDYINANYIDGYRKQNAYIATQGPLPETMGDFWRMVWEQRTATVVMMTRLEEKSRVKCDQYWPARGTETHGLIQVTLLDTVELATYTVRTFALHKSGSSEKRELRQFQFMAWPDHGVPEYPTPILAFLRRVKACNPLDAGPMVVHCSAGVGRTGCFIVIDAMLERMKHEKTVDIYGHVTCMRSQRNYMVQTEDQYVFIHEALLEAATCGHTEVPARSLYAHIQKLGQVPPGESVTAMELEFKLLASSKAHTSRFISANLPCNKFKNRLVNIMPYELTRVCLQPIRGVEGSDYINASFLDGYRQQKAYIATQGPLAESTEDFWRMLWEHGSTIVVMLTRLREMGREKCHQYWPAERSARYQYFVVDPMAEYNMPQYILREFKVTDARDGQSRTIRQFQFTDWPEQGVPKTGEGFIDFIGQVHKTKEQFGQDGPITVHCSAGVGRTGVFITLSIVLERMRYEGVVDMFQTVKTLRTQRPAMVQTEDQYQLCYRAALEYLGSFDHYAT, encoded by the exons GTGGTTCACCAATCAGAG GTGCCTTGCAGATTGAGAGCAGTGAGGAGTCGGACCAAGGCAAGTACGAGTGTGTGGCGACCAACTCCGCAGGCACACGCTACTCGGCCCCTGCCAACCTATATGTACGAG tGCGCCGTGTGGCTCCTCGTTTCTCCATCCCTCCCAGCAGCCAGGAGGTCATGCCGGGTGGCAGCGTGAACCTGACTTGTGTTGCGGTGGGGGCACCCATGCCCTACGTGAAGTGGATGATGGGGGCCGAGGAGCTCACCAAGGAGGATGAGATGCCAGTTGGCCGCAACGTGCTGGAGCTCAGCAATGTCGTGCGCTCTGCCAACTACACCTGCGTGGCCATCTCCTCTCTAGGCATGATCGAGGCCACGGCCCAGGTCACAGTGAAAG CTCTGCCAAAACCTCCAATCGACCTCCTGGTGACTGAGACAACTGCCACCAGCGTCaccctgacctgggactctgggaaCTCAGAGCCTGTGTCCTACTACGGCATCCAGTACCGCGCGGCGGGGACGGAGGGCCCCTTCCAGGAGGTGGACGGCGTGGCCACCACCCGCTACAGCATTGGCGGCCTCAGCCCCTTCTCCGAGTACGCCTTCCGCGTGCTGGCGGTGAACAGCATCGGCCGGGGACCACCCAGCGAGGCGGTGCGGGCGCGCACGGGGGAGCAGGCGCCCTCCAGCCCCCCGCGCCGCGTGCAGGCACGCATGCTGAGCGCGAGCACCATGCTGGTGCAGTGGGAGCCGCCCGAGGAGCCCAACGGCCTGGTGCGAGGGTACCGCGTCTACTACACTCCCGACGCCCGCCGCCCCCTGAGCGCCTGGCACAAGCACAACACGGACGCGGGCCTCCTCACCACCGTGGGCAGCCTGCTGCCCGGAATCACCTACAGCCTGCGCGTGCTGGCCTTCACCGCCGTGGGCGACGGCCCTCCCAGCCCCACCATCCAGGTCAAGACACAGCAGGGAG TGCCTGCGCAGCCGGCGGACTTCCAGGCTGAAGCAGAGTCGGACACCAGGATCCAGCTCTCGTGGCTGCTGCCCCCGCAGGAGCGGATCATCAAGTACGAGCTGGTGTATTGGGCAGCAGAGGATGAAGGCCAGCAG CACAAGGTGACCTTCGACCCCACCTCCTCCTACACCCTGGAGGACCTGAAGCCTGACACACTGTACCACTTCCAGCTGGCCGCCCGTTCCGAGATGGGGGTGGGCGTGTTCACCCCCACCGTTGAGGCCCGCACAGCACAGTCCA ccccctcagcccctccccagaAGGTGACCTGTGTGAGCACGGGCTCCACCACGGTTCGGGTAAGTTGGGTCCCGCCGCCAGCTGCCAGCCGCAACGGCGTCATCACCCAGTACTCGGTGGCCTACGAGGCAGTGGACGGCGAGGACCGAGGGCGGCATGTGGTGGAGAGCATCAGTCGCGAGCACTCCAGCTGGGACCTGGTGGGCCTGGAGAAGTGGACGGAGTACCGGGTGTGGGTGCGGGCGCACACTGACGTGGGCCCCGGCCCAGAGAGCAGCCCGGTGCTCGTGCGCACAGACGAGGACG TGCCCAGTGGACCGCCACGGAAGGTGGAGGTGGAACCACTGAATTCCACTGCTGTGCGTGTCTCTTGGAAGCTGCCCGTCCCCAGCAAGCAGCACGGCCAGATTCGCGGCTACCAGGTCACCTATGTGCGGCTAGAGAATGGCGAGCCCCGTGGCCCACCCATCATCCAGGACGTCATgctggctgaggcccag TGGCGGCCAGAGGAGTCCGAGGACTAT GAAACCATAATCAGCGGCCTGACCCCAGAGACCACCTATTCCATTACCGTCGCCGCCTACACCACCAAAGGGGATGGTGCCCGCAGCAAGCCCAAAGTTGTCACAACGACCGGGGCAG TCCCAGGCCGGCCCACCATGATGGTCAGCACCACGGCCATGAACACCGCACTGCTGCAGTGGCACCCCCCCAAGGAGCTGCCAGGGGAGCTGCTGGGCTACCGGCTGCAGTACCACCGTGCCGATGAGGCAAAGCCCAACATCCTAGATTTTGGCAAGGACGACCAGCACTTTACAGTCACCGGCCTACACAAGGGAGCCACCTACATTTTCCGGCTTGCCGCCAAGAACCGGGCTGGCCCGGGAGAAGAGTTCGAGAAGGAGATCACGACTCCCGAGGATGCGCCCAGCGGCTTCCCCCAAAACCTGCGCGTGATAGGGCTGACCACCTCTACCACGGAGCTGACCTGGAACCCCCCGGTGCTGGCGGAGAGGAACGGGCGCATCACCAACTACTCCGTGGTGTACCGTGACATCAACAGCCAGCAGGAGCTACAGAACGTCACCGCCGACACCCACCTCATGCTCTCCGGCCTCAAGCCGGACACCACTTACGACATCAAGGTCCGCGCACGTACCAGCAAGGGCGCCGGCCCACTCAGCCCCAGCATCCAGTCCCGGACCATGCCCATGGAGCAAG TGTTTGCCAAGAACTTCCGTGTGGCGGCCGCTATGAAGACGTCTGTGCTGCTCAGCTGGGAGGTCCCAGACTCCTACAAGTCGGCTGTACCCTTCAAG ATCCTGTACAACGGGCAGAGTGTGGAGGTGGACGGGCACTCCATGCGGAAACTGATCGCAGACCTGCAGCCGAACACGGAGTACTCGTTCGTGCTGATGAACCGTGGCAGCAGCGCGGGGGGCCTGCAGCACCTCGTGTCCATCCGCACGGCCCCAGACCTCCTGCCACACAAGCCGATGCCCGCCTCCGCCTTCATAGAGGATGGTCGCTTCACCCTCTCCATGCCCCACGTGCAGGATGCCTCACTCATCAG GTGGTTCTACATCGTGGTGGTACCCATCGACCGCGTGGGTGGGAGTGTGCTGGCCCCGAGATGGAGCACGCCTGAGGAGCTGGAGCTGGACGAG CTTCTGGAGGCCATCGAGCAGGGCGGTGGGGAGCGGCGACGACGGCGGCAGGCAGAGCGGCTGAAGCCATATGTGGCTGCACAGGTGGACGTGCTCCCCGAGAGCTTCACCCTAGGAGACAAGAAGAGCTACCGGGGCTTCTACAACCGGCCTCTGTCTCCGGACCTGAGCTATCAGTGCTTTGTGCTCGCCTCCCTGAAGGAACCCGTGGACCAG AAGCGCTATGCCTCCAGCCCCTACTCTGATGAGATCGTGGTCCAGGTGACACCAgcccagcagcaggaggagcctgAGATGCTGTGGGTGACAGGCCCCGTCCTGGCAGTCATCCTCATCATCCTCATTGTCATCGCCATCCTCCTGTTCAAGAG GAAGAGGACTCACTCCCCATCATCCAAGGACGAGCAGTCAATCGGGCTGAAGGACTCCTTGCTGGCCCATTCCTCTGACCCTGTGGAGATGCGGAGGCTCAACTACCAGACTCCAG GTTCCAGTGTCCCCAGTTGCCCGAATATCTCAA gtatGCGAGACCACCCGCCCATCCCCATCACTGACCTGGCCGACAACATCGAGCGCCTCAAAGCCAACGACGGCCTCAAGTTCTCCCAGGAGTACGAG TCCATTGACCCTGGACAGCAGTTCACCTGGGAGAATTCAAACCTGGAAGTGAACAAGCCCAAGAACCGCTATGCAAACGTCATCGCCTACGACCACTCCCGAGTCATCCTTACCTCCGTCGATG GTGTCCCAGGGAGTGACTATATCAACGCCAACTACATCGATGGCTACCGCAAGCAGAACGCCTACATTGCCACGCAGGGCCCACTGCCCGAGACCATGGGCGATTTCTGGCGGATGGTGTGGGAACAGCGCACAGCCACCGTGGTCATGATGACACGGCTGGAGGAGAAGTCTCGG GTGAAGTGTGATCAGTACTGGCCAGCCCGGGGTACCGAGACCCACGGCCTCATTCAGGTGACCCTGCTGGACACGGTGGAGCTGGCCACATACACTGTGCGCACCTTTGCACTCCACAAG AGTGGCTCCAGCGAGAAGCGGGAGCTGCGTCAGTTCCAGTTCATGGCCTGGCCGGACCACGGGGTTCCCGAgtaccccacccccatcctggccTTCCTGCGGCGGGTCAAGGCCTGTAACCCGCTAGACGCAGGGCCCATGGTGGTGCACTGCAG CGCGGGCGTGGGCCGCACGGGCTGTTTCATCGTCATCGACGCCATGCTGGAGCGGATGAAGCACGAGAAGACAGTGGACATCTATGGCCACGTGACATGCATGCGATCGCAGCGGAACTACATGGTGCAGACAGAGGACCAGTACGTGTTCATCCACGAGGCGCTGCTAGAGGCCGCCACGTGCGGACACACAGAGGTGCCTGCCCGCAGCCTGTATGCCCATATCCAGAAGCTGGGCCAAGTGCCTCCCGGGGAGAGTGTGACCGCCATGGAGCTCGAGTTCAAG CTGCTGGCCAGCTCCAAGGCCCACACATCCCGCTTCATTAGCGCCAACCTGCCCTGCAACAAGTTCAAGAACCGCCTGGTGAACATCATGCCCTATGAGTTGACCCGTGTGTGTCTGCAGCCCATCCGTGGTGTGGAGGGCTCTGACTACATCAATGCCAGCTTCTTGGACGGCTATAG GCAGCAGAAGGCCTACATCGCCACGCAGGGGCCCCTGGCAGAGAGCACCGAGGACTTCTGGCGCATGCTCTGGGAGCACGGCTCCACCATCGTCGTCATGCTGACCAGGCTTCGGGAGATGGGCAGG GAGAAATGCCACCAGTACTGGCCAGCAGAGCGCTCCGCTCGCTACCAATACTTTGTCGTTGACCCGATGGCTGAGTACAACATGCCGCAGTACATCCTGCGTGAGTTCAAGGTCACGGATGCCCGG GATGGGCAGTCGAGGACAATCCGGCAGTTCCAGTTCACAGACTGGCCCGAGCAGGGCGTGCCTAAGACGGGTGAGGGCTTCATCGACTTCATCGGGCAGGTGCACAAGACCAAGGAGCAGTTCGGGCAGGACGGGCCCATCACGGTGCACTGCAG TGCCGGCGTGGGCCGCACCGGGGTGTTCATCACTCTGAGCATCGTCCTGGAGCGGATGCGCTACGAGGGCGTGGTCGACATGTTCCAGACCGTGAAGACCCTGCGCACACAGCGCCCAGCCATGGTGCAGACGGAG GACCAGTACCAGCTGTGCTATCGTGCGGCCCTGGAGTACCTTGGCAGCTTTGACCACTATGCAACGTAA